One region of Rhodocaloribacter litoris genomic DNA includes:
- a CDS encoding restriction endonuclease subunit S has protein sequence MIDHLHPYPEYRDSGVAWLGQVPAHWEVLSLSRIGHLFKGNGGNKGDEVAEGIPCVRYGDLYTRHEHFIRRTKAFLSPDRARDYTPIRYGDVLFAASGETIDDIGKSAVNLLREDARCGGDILILRPAVEAVPEYLGYACDCPASRAQKARMGRGFTVVHIYGSQLKKLLLPLPPLPEQTAIVRFLDYADRRLRRVIRARRRLVKLLEEYRQALIHQTVTGRIDVRTGRPYPAYKDAGVEWLGQVPAHWEVRKLRQCVSIIGGMTPSMEVRRFWGGNIPWITPKDMKQQSLHDSLVKVTYEALAETPLKLIEPPAILLVVRGMILARRVPVGITAIPVTINQDMKALLPKPDVDADFLVRLLSAARDAFVPLIDEAGHGTRRLPTERFRELGIPLPPLPEQTAIVDYLDAQTGKIDRAIEDARREIELLKEFRTRLIADVVTGKLDVRAAAARLPETDPLAEDDAPDDADAEDAEDADTEGDATDEADLLEEEAET, from the coding sequence ATGATCGACCACCTCCACCCCTACCCCGAATACAGGGACTCCGGCGTCGCGTGGCTGGGCCAGGTGCCGGCGCACTGGGAGGTGCTCTCGCTCAGTCGCATCGGACATCTTTTCAAGGGCAATGGGGGCAACAAAGGAGATGAAGTTGCCGAAGGAATTCCTTGCGTCCGTTACGGAGATCTATACACGCGGCACGAGCACTTCATTCGGCGCACGAAGGCCTTCCTTTCTCCTGATCGAGCACGTGATTACACCCCGATCCGCTACGGCGACGTACTGTTTGCAGCCAGCGGAGAGACCATCGATGATATAGGAAAGTCTGCGGTAAACCTTCTGCGGGAAGACGCACGTTGCGGAGGTGATATCCTCATCTTGAGGCCAGCGGTGGAGGCAGTTCCTGAATATTTGGGCTATGCCTGCGATTGTCCTGCTTCGAGAGCGCAAAAAGCAAGGATGGGGCGCGGATTCACAGTGGTGCACATTTACGGCAGCCAACTGAAAAAACTGCTTCTCCCCCTCCCTCCCCTCCCCGAACAGACCGCCATCGTGCGGTTCCTCGACTACGCGGACCGGCGTCTGCGGCGGGTGATCCGGGCGCGGCGGCGGCTGGTCAAGCTGCTGGAGGAGTACAGGCAGGCGCTCATCCACCAGACCGTCACCGGCCGCATCGACGTCCGCACCGGCCGGCCCTACCCCGCGTACAAGGACGCCGGCGTCGAATGGCTGGGCCAGGTGCCGGCACATTGGGAGGTGCGGAAACTACGGCAGTGTGTTTCGATTATCGGCGGGATGACGCCAAGTATGGAGGTGCGACGCTTCTGGGGTGGCAACATCCCGTGGATAACGCCCAAAGACATGAAACAGCAGTCACTCCACGACTCGTTGGTAAAAGTCACCTATGAAGCGCTTGCCGAGACACCACTAAAGCTAATCGAACCTCCAGCCATCCTTCTGGTCGTTCGAGGGATGATTCTCGCACGTCGAGTTCCGGTCGGCATTACGGCAATCCCTGTGACGATCAATCAAGACATGAAGGCCCTGCTACCCAAACCCGATGTCGATGCTGATTTCCTGGTAAGACTCCTTTCCGCGGCGCGGGATGCATTTGTGCCGTTGATTGACGAAGCGGGGCACGGGACGCGGAGGCTTCCCACTGAGCGGTTTAGAGAATTGGGGATTCCCCTCCCCCCTCTCCCCGAACAGACCGCCATCGTCGACTACCTCGACGCGCAGACCGGGAAGATCGACCGGGCCATCGAGGACGCGCGGCGGGAGATCGAGCTGCTCAAGGAGTTCCGCACGCGGCTGATCGCGGACGTGGTCACGGGCAAGCTGGACGTGCGCGCGGCGGCGGCGCGGCTGCCGGAGACGGACCCGCTCGCCGAAGACGACGCGCCGGACGACGCCGACGCGGAGGATGCGGAGGACGCGGACACCGAGGGGGACGCAACGGATGAGGCGGACCTGCTCGAAGAGGAGGCTGAGACATGA
- a CDS encoding ATP-binding protein — protein sequence MSTEPSAHYLASLVRELCALPREAEWVEFKVDRAEPKEIGEYISALANAAALVGKAFAYLVWGVRDDDHALIGTTFDPATAKVGNEELESWLLRLLEPKIDFRFFSVEIEGVRVVVLEIARSARRPVRFSGEEFIRVGTYKKKLKDFPEKERALWRIFDRTPFEEGIARERVADDEVLRLLDYQAYFDLLEQPLPPNRDAILAALADERLIQKSPAGGWDITNLGAILLAKRLDAFHTLRRKAIRVVQYRGAGRTETLKEQGGVKGYAAGFEGLITFVNGLIPANEVIGQALRTSVPMFPELAVRELVANALIHQDFFVRGAGPMVEIFEDRIEITNPGEPLVDTRRFLDTPPRSRNEALASLLRRMGICEERGSGIDKVVSEVELYQLPAPLFENPEGFTRAVLFAHKELKDMDKEDRVRACYLHACLQYVMRKEMTNTTLRARFGVEEHNRALVSRLIREAVEAGVIVPADPNAAPKLMRYLPYWAAGGTQNRP from the coding sequence ATGAGCACCGAACCGTCAGCCCACTACCTTGCGAGCCTGGTGCGCGAGTTGTGTGCGCTGCCGCGGGAGGCCGAGTGGGTCGAGTTCAAGGTGGATCGGGCCGAGCCGAAGGAGATCGGAGAATACATCTCGGCGCTGGCGAATGCGGCCGCCCTGGTGGGCAAGGCGTTCGCCTATCTGGTCTGGGGCGTGCGTGACGACGACCATGCGTTGATCGGCACGACCTTCGACCCGGCGACGGCGAAGGTTGGCAATGAGGAGCTGGAGAGCTGGCTGCTGCGTCTGCTGGAGCCGAAGATCGACTTTCGCTTCTTCTCGGTGGAGATCGAGGGCGTGCGAGTCGTGGTGCTCGAGATCGCGAGGTCGGCGCGCCGCCCGGTCCGGTTCTCCGGCGAGGAGTTCATCCGCGTCGGCACCTACAAGAAAAAGCTCAAGGACTTCCCCGAGAAGGAGCGGGCGCTGTGGCGCATCTTCGACCGGACGCCCTTCGAGGAGGGCATCGCCCGGGAACGGGTTGCAGACGATGAGGTGCTGCGCCTGCTGGATTACCAGGCCTACTTCGATTTGCTGGAACAGCCGCTGCCGCCGAATCGGGATGCGATCCTGGCGGCGCTGGCCGACGAGCGGCTGATCCAGAAAAGCCCTGCCGGCGGCTGGGACATCACGAACCTGGGAGCGATTCTCCTTGCCAAGCGGCTCGATGCCTTTCACACCCTTCGAAGAAAAGCCATCCGTGTCGTCCAGTACCGCGGCGCAGGCCGCACCGAGACCTTGAAGGAGCAGGGAGGAGTCAAGGGATACGCGGCGGGCTTCGAGGGGCTGATCACGTTCGTCAACGGGCTCATCCCGGCCAACGAGGTGATCGGACAGGCGTTACGCACCTCGGTGCCGATGTTCCCTGAGTTGGCGGTGCGGGAGCTGGTGGCCAATGCCCTCATCCATCAGGACTTCTTCGTCCGAGGTGCGGGGCCGATGGTGGAGATCTTCGAGGATCGAATCGAGATCACCAACCCGGGCGAGCCGCTCGTAGATACCCGTCGTTTTCTAGACACGCCGCCGAGATCCCGGAACGAAGCGCTGGCATCGCTGCTGCGCAGGATGGGCATCTGCGAGGAGCGGGGGAGTGGCATCGACAAAGTCGTCTCTGAGGTCGAGCTGTACCAGCTTCCGGCGCCGCTCTTCGAGAATCCGGAGGGGTTTACACGAGCGGTGCTGTTCGCGCACAAGGAACTGAAGGATATGGATAAGGAGGACCGCGTCCGTGCCTGCTATCTCCATGCCTGCCTCCAGTATGTCATGCGCAAGGAGATGACGAACACCACCTTGCGTGCGAGATTCGGCGTCGAGGAGCACAACCGCGCGCTCGTCTCCCGACTGATCCGGGAGGCGGTCGAGGCGGGAGTCATCGTGCCGGCCGATCCCAACGCCGCGCCCAAACTGATGCGTTATCTGCCTTACTGGGCCGCGGGCGGGACGCAGAACCGGCCATGA